One Aquamicrobium sp. genomic region harbors:
- a CDS encoding MarR family winged helix-turn-helix transcriptional regulator, giving the protein MVSVPLELVDRRTGSKERLRLWIRLLRVVHVVEAELRERLKREFDSTLPRFDVLSALYREREGMLMSDLSRFLLVSNGNVTGIVERLVADGLVQRAAREGDRRAFVVRLTEEGTARFAAMAAAHEGWIADLLGEVSETDAKALSAMLKAFRSNWEGEH; this is encoded by the coding sequence ATGGTGAGCGTGCCGCTCGAACTCGTCGACCGCCGGACCGGCAGCAAGGAGCGCCTGCGGCTGTGGATCAGGCTGCTGCGCGTCGTCCATGTGGTCGAGGCCGAGCTGCGCGAGCGACTGAAGCGCGAGTTCGACTCAACGCTGCCGCGCTTCGACGTGCTTTCCGCGCTCTACAGGGAGCGTGAGGGCATGCTGATGAGCGACCTGTCGCGGTTCCTGCTCGTCTCCAACGGCAACGTCACCGGCATCGTCGAGCGGCTGGTCGCCGACGGGCTGGTGCAGCGCGCTGCCCGCGAAGGCGACCGCCGCGCCTTCGTCGTGCGGCTGACCGAGGAAGGCACGGCCCGCTTCGCCGCCATGGCGGCCGCGCATGAGGGCTGGATCGCCGACCTGCTCGGCGAGGTGAGCGAGACCGACGCGAAGGCGCTCTCGGCGATGCTGAAGGCGTTCCGCAGCAACTGGGAGGGAGAGCATTGA
- a CDS encoding enoyl-CoA hydratase family protein, with protein MAELKPRHFLWKVEDRIATVRLDLPERKNPLTFESYAELRDTFRNLAYADDVDVVVFLPNGGNFCSGGDVHDIIGPLVDMDMKGLLAFTRMTGDLVKAMLSCGRPIVSAVDGVAVGAGAIITMASDIRLATPEAKTAFLFTRVGLAGCDMGACAMLPRQIGHSRAAELLYTGRTMSAAEGERWGYYSRLVEADVLEAEAMKLAAQLAAGPTFAHGITKTQLNQEWSMGLEQAIEAEAQAQAICMQTKDFERAYRAFVARERPVFGGD; from the coding sequence ATGGCGGAGCTGAAGCCGCGGCATTTCCTGTGGAAGGTCGAGGACAGGATCGCCACCGTGCGGCTCGACCTGCCGGAGCGCAAGAACCCGCTGACCTTCGAGTCCTACGCCGAGCTGCGCGACACCTTCCGCAACCTCGCCTATGCCGACGACGTCGACGTCGTCGTCTTCCTGCCCAACGGCGGCAATTTCTGCTCGGGCGGCGACGTCCACGACATCATCGGCCCGCTGGTCGACATGGACATGAAGGGGCTGCTCGCCTTCACCCGCATGACCGGCGACCTCGTCAAGGCGATGCTGTCCTGCGGCCGGCCGATCGTCTCGGCGGTGGACGGCGTCGCCGTCGGCGCGGGGGCGATCATCACCATGGCGTCCGACATCCGCCTCGCGACGCCGGAGGCGAAGACCGCGTTCCTGTTCACCCGCGTCGGGCTCGCCGGCTGCGACATGGGCGCCTGCGCCATGCTGCCGCGCCAGATCGGCCACAGCCGCGCGGCCGAGCTGCTTTACACCGGGCGCACGATGAGCGCGGCCGAGGGCGAGCGCTGGGGCTATTACAGCCGGCTGGTCGAGGCGGACGTGCTGGAAGCCGAGGCGATGAAGCTCGCCGCCCAGCTCGCCGCCGGGCCGACCTTCGCCCACGGCATCACCAAGACCCAGCTCAACCAGGAATGGTCGATGGGGCTGGAGCAGGCCATCGAGGCCGAGGCGCAGGCGCAGGCGATCTGCATGCAGACGAAGGATTTCGAGCGCGCCTACCGCGCCTTCGTCGCCCGCGAGCGCCCGGTGTTCGGAGGGGATTGA
- a CDS encoding SDR family NAD(P)-dependent oxidoreductase, with protein sequence MAIPFRHALVTGGGSGVGRAVALALAGEGVAVTVCGRRIEPLMETAAQSPSIHALAADVTDEASVAALYEEAVAARGPFDIVIANAGMAQSAPAAKTTLDLWQKTLAVNLTGAFLSARPAMDTMRKAGGGRIVFIASTAGLKGYPYVASYVTAKHGVVGLMRALAAEFARTGVTVNAVCPGFVETGMLDESVANIVATTGRSEAEARAALAATNPQGRFIQPQEVAAAVLWLCGDMAGSITGQAISVSGGETW encoded by the coding sequence ATGGCGATCCCCTTCCGACACGCTCTCGTCACCGGCGGCGGCAGCGGCGTCGGCCGGGCGGTCGCGCTGGCGCTGGCGGGCGAAGGCGTCGCGGTGACGGTCTGCGGCCGGCGCATCGAGCCGCTCATGGAGACGGCGGCGCAAAGCCCGTCCATCCACGCGCTCGCCGCCGACGTGACCGACGAGGCGTCCGTCGCCGCGCTTTATGAGGAGGCTGTCGCCGCGCGCGGGCCGTTCGACATCGTGATCGCCAATGCCGGGATGGCGCAGAGCGCGCCGGCGGCGAAGACGACGCTCGACCTGTGGCAGAAGACGCTTGCGGTGAATTTGACGGGCGCATTCCTGAGCGCCCGTCCGGCGATGGACACGATGCGCAAGGCCGGCGGGGGCCGCATCGTGTTCATCGCCTCCACCGCCGGGCTGAAGGGCTATCCTTACGTCGCGTCCTATGTCACGGCCAAGCACGGCGTGGTTGGGCTGATGCGGGCGCTGGCCGCCGAGTTCGCCAGGACCGGCGTCACCGTCAACGCCGTCTGCCCCGGCTTCGTCGAGACCGGCATGCTGGACGAAAGCGTGGCGAACATCGTCGCCACCACCGGCCGCAGCGAAGCGGAGGCGCGCGCGGCGCTTGCCGCGACCAACCCGCAAGGCCGCTTCATCCAGCCGCAGGAAGTGGCGGCAGCCGTGCTGTGGCTGTGCGGCGACATGGCAGGCTCGATCACCGGGCAGGCGATCTCGGTTTCGGGAGGCGAGACATGGTGA